The DNA window ACTGCTACTCTATCCCCTTTCATCGGCTTCTGCATAGCCAACGCTTTAGCGAAGGACACAAGCTCGATTAAATCTTCCGCTATAACTGCTCCGTGCTGCTTTAAAGCGGAGACGTAGAGTTTGTAATTTCCAGCCATTGAGCCGGTATGAGATTTGGAAGCTTTATCAGCCTTCTCGAACCTTCCGGCTTTCATAGCCACTACCGGCTTTACCCTGCTGACTTCTCTGATTTTTTCACACAGCTTCTTCGGCTCGTCTATTCCCTCTATGTACAGAGCTATGCTCTTCGTTTCTTTATCGTCCTTCAAATACTCGAGCATGTCGTGGAAGTCCACGTTAAGCCTGTTTCCCAACCCAACTATCTTGCTAAAACCTATCCCCTCTCTCATCGAGTAGGGAGCGATTAAATGGCAGACTCCTCCGCTCTGACTAATTAGAGCTATATCTCCTTTCTTCAAAAGGCTTAAAGCCGGAGTAAAGCTTGCGTTTAAGTCCGCTTTCAAGTTCACCATACCGAACGTGTTCGGGCCAATAACCACAGCATTATAGCTATCAACCAACTCCTTCAACTTTTTGTGCAACTCCTCCCCATCGGCTATCTCAGCCTCTCTGAAACCGGCTGATATTATCACGAAGGCTCTGCAACCCTTTTCAAGAAGCTCCCTCACGCTGTTGTATATCGCATCTCTCGGCACAGCGAGAATAGCCAAGTCCGGAGTTTCGGGCAGATCTTTGACGCTCCTATAAGCTTTCACTCCGAGTATCTCATCGTAGTTTGGATTTACGGCGTATATTTTTCCTTTGAACGTTTTTACAAGACTGTTCAAAGCGTGAAATCCCATCTTTTTTGGATTTTTCGTCGCTCCTATTACAGCGACGCTCTTCGGATAAAACAGCTTCTGGAAGTTCTCGATTTTCATTGATGAAAGTTTTGAAAGGAGGATATAAAGTTTTGTCCAGCACTTTTGTTTAATTGTTGAGATGATATTACGATGAGCTGTAGATAAAAGAAGTTGTCAAAGTCAATTCAGATATTGTTATTTCCCCCCTCAGCATTTCGCCTAACGTTCTGGGGTATGTGAAGTTTGTGATAACAAATTTGGTCGCAGCCTAACACGGTGGAGACACATATCCACCTGTTGTCCGAGTGCGATAGCACCGAAGCGAGCGATAGCGAGCGGAGAGTCGTGGACTAAGGGCACATATTATTTTCCTATATCCTGCGAATATCTATCTGAACATCTCCAAATCCTTTTGACTTGTATCCACCAAGTTTAGTTATGGCTTTAATCCGGTCTTCTATTAATTCTTTGAGTATTTTCTCTTTTGTCCATCTCCCAGATTCAAGCCATTTATCACCCTTACTTTCTGCCAAATCTCTTGGTTCTCCAAGTTTCCAGCCAATTATATCATCTTCTTCTAGAATGGTCATGACTCCTTTAAAGACACTACCTTCTGGAACAGCTTCATATTTTCCTAAGGCACCTTTTTCACCTTTTGCTGATGTACCTACAACTCTATCTTCTCTGATAAACTGTAAAAGTGCTACATCTCCCTTTTCCATTTTCAAAAACGGCACCTCTACAAATCCGACAAGTCCTCTTGCACCTAGCAGATAACAGACAGGACAGATGTAATCATCCTTATTGGGGTAAGAGCAACTATATTTGTACAATCCTCGTTCTATGAGTTTCTTTTCATCTGGAGAAACTGTTTTTACATC is part of the Ferroglobus placidus DSM 10642 genome and encodes:
- a CDS encoding acetate--CoA ligase family protein produces the protein MKIENFQKLFYPKSVAVIGATKNPKKMGFHALNSLVKTFKGKIYAVNPNYDEILGVKAYRSVKDLPETPDLAILAVPRDAIYNSVRELLEKGCRAFVIISAGFREAEIADGEELHKKLKELVDSYNAVVIGPNTFGMVNLKADLNASFTPALSLLKKGDIALISQSGGVCHLIAPYSMREGIGFSKIVGLGNRLNVDFHDMLEYLKDDKETKSIALYIEGIDEPKKLCEKIREVSRVKPVVAMKAGRFEKADKASKSHTGSMAGNYKLYVSALKQHGAVIAEDLIELVSFAKALAMQKPMKGDRVAVISLVAGLGMVASDYCELKGLKLAKFTEETQKQIYEILPPYTIRDNPIDLGFVANDTKTCGEVIELAVGDENVDGAVINYIFSWSEEFLEVPTKAIIKASKEKPLTMCLNYPPGFWDDVKEELESNGIPVFSTPEIAAKSLWALREYDKRVRE
- a CDS encoding RAMP superfamily CRISPR-associated protein, giving the protein MRKYIKYKIELVTKAPFRIGGVRPVPGTTDVDSPIVKLGNKVVVQGTSLKGALRAELERYLIDQFFDKENKRWTEEWMKPCIPADVKTVSPDEKKLIERGLYKYSCSYPNKDDYICPVCYLLGARGLVGFVEVPFLKMEKGDVALLQFIREDRVVGTSAKGEKGALGKYEAVPEGSVFKGVMTILEEDDIIGWKLGEPRDLAESKGDKWLESGRWTKEKILKELIEDRIKAITKLGGYKSKGFGDVQIDIRRI